From the Hevea brasiliensis isolate MT/VB/25A 57/8 chromosome 15, ASM3005281v1, whole genome shotgun sequence genome, one window contains:
- the LOC110647593 gene encoding MLP-like protein 28, whose product MALKGNLETVLQLKSSPEKFLSVWKGQAHQVPNHTPTNIQGVDVHEGDWVTSGSIKVWKYTVERKSEVFKEKVIVDDEKKTVTLIGLEGDVFKIYKVYNVIWQLTPKGQGSLATIILEYEKLNENVPAPDIYLDFVIRITKDIDEGISNA is encoded by the exons ATGGCTCTCAAGGGCAACTTGGAGACTGTCCTGCAACTCAAGTCAAGTCCTGAGAAATTCTTGAGTGTATGGAAGGGCCAAGCCCACCAAGTTCCCAACCATACTCCTACCAATATTCAAGGAGTTGATGTCCATGAGGGTGACTGGGTGACTTCTGGTTCCATCAAGGTCTGGAAGTACACTGTAG AGCGAAAATCTGAGGTCTTCAAAGAGAAGGTCATAGTCGATGATGAGAAGAAGACGGTGACTCTTATTGGTCTGGAAGGTGATGTGTTCAAGATTTACAAGGTGTATAATGTTATTTGGCAACTCACACCCAAAGGCCAAGGGAGCTTGGCAACAATTATTCTTGAATATGAGAAGCTGAATGAGAATGTTCCTGCTCCTGATATATACTTGGATTTTGTGATTAGGATCACTAAAGATATTGATGAAGGAATCTCCAACGCATAA